In Pantoea cypripedii, the following proteins share a genomic window:
- the surA gene encoding peptidylprolyl isomerase SurA produces MKNWRMLILGVAVVANTAFAAPQMVDKVAAVVNNGVVLESDVDSMLRTVKAQAQQAHQQLPDDNTLRHQILERQIMDSIILQMGEKAGLQVSDQQLDEAIQNIAGQNHMTLDQLRSRIAYDGINYNEYRAQIRKEMMISEVRNNEVRRRVTILPQEVDTLAKQVGSQNTQGTELNVSQILLPLPENPTQKQVDDQEALAHQLVGELKKGADFGKLAVTYSADPQALKGGNMGWAKIEELPTLFSQALATAKKGDVVGPIRSGVGFHILKVNDLRGESKNISVTEVHARHILLKPSPILTDDQARAKLEEIAADIRSGKITFAAAAKQYSDDPGSANQGGDLGWTSPEAFDPAFRDALMRLQKGQTSQPVHSSFGWHLIQLLDTRQVDKTDAAQKERAYRLLFNRKFAEEAQTWMQEQRASAYVKILDNNGQ; encoded by the coding sequence ATGAAGAACTGGAGAATGCTGATTCTTGGTGTGGCGGTTGTCGCTAACACCGCGTTCGCAGCCCCGCAAATGGTAGACAAAGTTGCCGCCGTGGTGAATAACGGCGTGGTGCTGGAGAGTGACGTTGATAGCATGCTGCGCACAGTAAAAGCACAGGCACAGCAGGCCCATCAGCAATTGCCGGATGACAACACCCTGCGTCATCAGATCCTTGAGCGCCAGATCATGGATAGCATCATTCTGCAAATGGGTGAAAAAGCGGGCCTGCAGGTCAGCGACCAGCAGCTGGACGAAGCCATCCAGAACATCGCCGGGCAGAACCATATGACCCTCGATCAACTGCGCAGCCGCATCGCTTACGACGGTATCAACTACAACGAATATCGTGCACAGATCCGTAAAGAGATGATGATCTCTGAAGTGCGTAACAACGAAGTCCGTCGTCGCGTCACCATTCTGCCGCAGGAAGTGGATACGCTGGCGAAGCAGGTGGGTTCACAGAACACTCAGGGTACTGAGCTGAACGTGAGCCAGATCCTGCTGCCACTGCCGGAAAACCCGACGCAGAAACAGGTTGATGATCAGGAAGCACTGGCTCATCAGCTGGTAGGTGAACTGAAAAAAGGCGCTGACTTCGGCAAACTGGCGGTGACCTATTCTGCTGATCCGCAGGCGCTGAAAGGCGGCAATATGGGTTGGGCCAAAATTGAAGAGCTGCCGACCCTGTTTTCTCAGGCACTGGCAACCGCGAAGAAAGGTGATGTGGTCGGTCCCATCCGCTCAGGCGTTGGCTTCCATATCCTGAAAGTGAACGATCTGCGTGGTGAGAGCAAAAACATCTCCGTCACCGAAGTGCACGCACGTCACATCCTGCTGAAACCGTCACCGATCCTGACTGACGACCAGGCACGCGCCAAGCTGGAAGAGATCGCCGCTGATATTCGCAGCGGTAAGATCACTTTCGCTGCTGCTGCCAAACAGTATTCGGACGATCCGGGTTCAGCGAACCAGGGTGGCGATTTGGGTTGGACCTCTCCGGAAGCCTTTGATCCGGCATTCCGCGATGCGTTAATGCGTCTGCAGAAAGGCCAGACCAGCCAGCCGGTTCACTCTTCGTTCGGCTGGCACCTGATTCAGCTGCTGGATACCCGTCAGGTTGATAAAACTGACGCCGCGCAGAAAGAACGTGCCTATCGTCTGCTGTTTAACCGTAAATTCGCGGAAGAAGCGCAAACCTGGATGCAGGAACAGCGCGCCAGTGCTTACGTGAAGATTCTGGATAACAATGGTCAGTAA
- the lptD gene encoding LPS assembly protein LptD, producing the protein MKKRIPTVLATMIGAALYSQYSLADDLMSQCMLGVPSFNRPLVESKDTNSLPVTIHSDTSKGNYPNDAVFTGNVDVQQGNSRLNADEVQLHQRQQDGQTTPVRTVDALGNVHYDDNQVILKGPKAWSNLNTKDTNVWNGTYQMVGRQGRGDADQMKLRGDNRYTILENGSFTSCLPGSNSWSVVGSEVIQDRQEEVAEIWNARFKLGNVPVFYSPYMQLPIGDRRRSGFLIPNAKYSSTNGFEFMLPYYWNIAPQADATITPHYMSKRGMQLQNEFRYLSEFGGGLMEFDYLPSDKQYDNDKAVRGISQDASSDRWLFYWRHAGVYDQHWRFNADYTKVSDPYYFTDLTSKYYSSTDGYATQKFSAGYADTNWDATLSTKDFQVFGSTSTSNIYRAMPQLDLNFYQNDIGPFDGHIYAQAVKFTNVNSRMPEATRLHIEPTLDLPLSNGWASLDTEAKFLATHYQQDGLDYYNSASYDRTASGLLKDSVNRTLPQFKVDGRLVFDRDMDWAEGYTQTLEPRVQYLYIPYRDQSSIYPYDSTLLQTDYTGLFRDRTYSGLDRIASANQVATGVTTRIYDNDLVERFNVSVGQIYSFTPSRTGVNQTSDEDDTGSLIWAGDTYWKVSDRWAVRGGLQYDTRLDNVAQGNAVLEYRQDADRMVQLSYRYSSPEYVAQALNDSSLLTNPIYKNGISQVGATASWPIADAWSLVGAYYYDTRNSKPADQLLGLQYSSCCYAIRLGYERKINGWENNESKYDNQISFNIELRGLSSDYGLGTHQMLRQGIIPYQQGF; encoded by the coding sequence ATGAAAAAACGTATACCTACCGTGCTGGCTACCATGATTGGTGCAGCGTTATACAGTCAGTATTCACTGGCCGACGACTTAATGTCGCAGTGTATGCTGGGCGTGCCGAGCTTCAACCGCCCGTTGGTGGAGAGTAAAGACACGAACTCGCTGCCCGTCACGATTCATTCTGACACGTCTAAAGGGAACTATCCCAACGACGCGGTGTTCACCGGCAATGTCGATGTACAGCAGGGTAACAGCCGCCTGAATGCCGACGAAGTTCAGCTGCATCAGCGCCAGCAGGATGGGCAAACCACCCCGGTGCGTACTGTCGATGCGTTGGGTAATGTGCACTACGACGACAATCAGGTCATCCTGAAAGGTCCGAAAGCCTGGTCGAATCTGAATACCAAAGACACCAACGTCTGGAACGGTACCTATCAAATGGTGGGCCGTCAGGGGCGTGGTGATGCTGACCAGATGAAACTGCGCGGCGACAATCGTTATACCATCCTCGAAAACGGCAGCTTTACCTCCTGTCTGCCTGGCTCCAATAGCTGGAGCGTGGTTGGTTCTGAAGTGATTCAGGATCGTCAGGAAGAAGTGGCGGAGATCTGGAACGCACGCTTCAAACTGGGCAACGTGCCGGTGTTCTACAGCCCATATATGCAGCTGCCGATTGGCGATCGCCGTCGTTCCGGTTTCCTGATCCCTAACGCAAAATACAGCAGCACCAATGGCTTCGAGTTCATGCTGCCGTATTACTGGAACATTGCGCCGCAGGCCGATGCGACCATTACGCCGCACTACATGAGCAAGCGCGGCATGCAGTTGCAGAACGAATTCCGTTATCTGAGCGAGTTCGGTGGCGGTTTGATGGAATTCGATTATCTGCCATCAGACAAACAGTACGATAACGATAAAGCGGTGCGCGGCATTTCGCAGGATGCCAGCTCCGATCGCTGGTTGTTCTACTGGCGTCACGCTGGTGTTTACGATCAACACTGGCGTTTCAACGCCGACTACACCAAAGTCAGCGATCCTTACTACTTCACCGATCTCACGTCGAAGTACTACAGCTCCACCGATGGTTATGCGACGCAGAAATTCAGCGCAGGCTATGCGGATACCAACTGGGACGCGACGCTCTCCACCAAAGATTTCCAGGTCTTTGGCAGCACCAGTACCAGCAATATTTATCGCGCGATGCCGCAGCTCGATCTGAATTTCTATCAGAACGATATCGGACCCTTTGATGGGCATATTTATGCGCAAGCGGTGAAATTCACCAACGTGAATAGCCGAATGCCAGAAGCGACACGTCTGCATATCGAACCAACGCTGGATCTGCCGTTGTCGAATGGCTGGGCCAGTCTGGATACCGAAGCCAAATTCCTCGCCACGCATTACCAGCAGGACGGCCTCGATTATTACAACAGCGCATCATACGATCGCACCGCCAGCGGTTTGCTGAAAGATTCCGTCAACCGCACGCTGCCACAGTTTAAAGTGGACGGGCGTTTGGTGTTTGACCGCGATATGGACTGGGCTGAGGGCTACACCCAGACGCTGGAACCGCGCGTACAGTACCTCTATATTCCGTACCGTGACCAGAGCAGTATCTACCCGTATGACTCAACGCTGCTGCAAACCGACTACACCGGTCTGTTCCGCGATCGCACATACAGTGGCCTCGATCGCATCGCTTCGGCCAATCAAGTGGCAACCGGTGTCACCACCCGAATTTATGATAACGATCTGGTTGAACGTTTTAACGTTTCTGTGGGTCAAATCTACTCGTTTACCCCATCGCGGACTGGTGTTAACCAGACCAGTGATGAAGATGACACCGGCAGCCTGATCTGGGCCGGTGACACTTACTGGAAGGTAAGCGATCGCTGGGCCGTGCGTGGCGGGCTGCAATACGATACCCGCCTTGATAACGTAGCGCAGGGCAATGCGGTGCTGGAGTATCGTCAGGACGCCGACCGTATGGTGCAGCTGAGCTACCGCTACAGCAGCCCGGAATACGTGGCGCAGGCGCTGAATGATTCAAGTCTGCTGACTAACCCGATCTATAAAAACGGGATATCCCAGGTGGGTGCGACTGCCAGCTGGCCGATTGCTGATGCCTGGTCGCTGGTGGGTGCGTATTACTACGACACCCGCAACAGCAAACCGGCTGATCAGTTACTGGGCCTGCAGTATAGCTCCTGCTGCTACGCGATCCGTCTTGGCTACGAGCGCAAAATCAACGGTTGGGAAAACAACGAAAGTAAGTATGACAACCAAATCTCATTCAACATTGAGCTACGTGGCCTTAGCTCCGACTATGGCTTAGGCACCCATCAAATGCTGCGTCAGGGCATTATCCCTTACCAGCAGGGTTTCTGA
- the djlA gene encoding co-chaperone DjlA, whose translation MRYWGKVIGLALGLLSGLGFWGIVLGLIIGHMFDKVRSVKGQGYFANNQTRQTLFFSTTFQVMGHLTKSKGRVTEADIQIASLLMDRMQLHGDARTAAQRAFREGKQGDYPLRNKLRELRSACFGRFDLIRMFLEIQIQAAFADGSLHPNERQVLYVIAEELGISRMQFDQFLRMMEGGQQFGGGGSSYSGGGFQQAKRGPTLEDACSVLGVKSSDDSTTIKRAYRKLMSEHHPDKLVAKGLPPEMMEMAKQKAQEIQAAYDLIRKEKGFK comes from the coding sequence ATGCGCTACTGGGGAAAAGTAATTGGTCTGGCTCTGGGCTTGCTATCCGGGCTGGGCTTTTGGGGCATCGTACTGGGTCTCATCATTGGCCATATGTTTGATAAAGTGCGCAGCGTTAAAGGACAAGGCTATTTCGCCAACAACCAGACCCGCCAGACACTGTTTTTTAGCACCACTTTTCAGGTGATGGGCCATTTGACCAAGTCAAAAGGGCGCGTCACGGAAGCGGATATCCAGATTGCATCCTTATTGATGGACCGGATGCAGCTGCATGGTGATGCGCGTACCGCCGCGCAGCGTGCTTTCCGTGAAGGGAAACAGGGTGACTATCCGTTGCGTAATAAATTACGTGAACTGCGCAGCGCCTGTTTTGGTCGTTTTGATCTGATTCGGATGTTTCTGGAAATTCAGATCCAGGCGGCATTTGCCGATGGTTCACTCCACCCGAATGAACGGCAGGTGCTGTACGTGATTGCCGAGGAGCTGGGCATTTCGCGCATGCAGTTTGACCAGTTCCTGCGCATGATGGAAGGTGGCCAGCAGTTTGGCGGTGGCGGTTCTTCTTACAGCGGTGGAGGATTCCAGCAGGCCAAACGGGGTCCGACGCTGGAAGATGCCTGTAGTGTGCTGGGTGTGAAAAGCAGTGACGACAGCACCACCATCAAACGTGCTTACCGTAAGCTGATGTCGGAACATCACCCGGATAAGCTGGTGGCGAAAGGGCTACCGCCGGAGATGATGGAGATGGCGAAGCAGAAAGCGCAGGAAATTCAGGCAGCTTACGATCTGATTCGTAAGGAAAAAGGATTTAAATAA
- the rluA gene encoding bifunctional tRNA pseudouridine(32) synthase/23S rRNA pseudouridine(746) synthase RluA yields the protein MLMEPYNPPLEPWLHILYQDDHIMVVNKPSGLLSVPGRLDEHKDSVMTRIQRDYPQAESVHRLDMATSGVIVVALNKAAERELKRQFREREPAKQYVARVWGHPAQEKGLIDLPLICDWPNRPKQKVCFETGKPAQTEYQVLAYDADNSARVALKPITGRSHQLRVHLLALGHPILGDRFYAPPEALAMAPRLLLHAESLTITHPAFGNSMTFRQPADF from the coding sequence CTGCTGATGGAACCTTATAACCCCCCGCTCGAACCCTGGCTGCATATCCTGTATCAGGACGACCACATTATGGTGGTCAACAAGCCGAGTGGTTTGCTGTCGGTGCCGGGCCGCCTCGATGAGCATAAAGACAGCGTGATGACGCGCATTCAGCGCGATTATCCGCAGGCTGAATCGGTGCATCGTCTGGATATGGCCACCAGCGGCGTGATCGTGGTGGCTCTGAACAAAGCGGCGGAACGTGAGCTGAAGCGCCAGTTCCGTGAGCGCGAACCCGCCAAACAATATGTCGCACGCGTCTGGGGCCACCCGGCGCAGGAAAAGGGATTGATCGATCTACCGCTGATTTGTGACTGGCCGAACCGGCCAAAGCAAAAGGTGTGTTTCGAGACGGGAAAACCGGCGCAGACGGAATATCAGGTATTGGCGTATGACGCGGATAACAGCGCGCGCGTGGCGCTGAAGCCGATCACCGGACGCTCGCACCAGCTACGCGTGCATTTGCTGGCGCTGGGCCATCCGATTCTCGGTGATCGCTTCTATGCGCCACCGGAAGCGCTGGCGATGGCTCCGCGCCTGCTGCTGCATGCCGAATCGCTGACCATCACCCATCCGGCGTTTGGTAACAGTATGACGTTTCGTCAGCCCGCGGATTTCTGA
- the rapA gene encoding RNA polymerase-associated protein RapA has translation MVFTLGQRWISDTESELGLGTVVALDTRMITLMFPATGENRLYARNDSPVTRVIFNPGDTVTSHEGWQMRVDEVRNENDLITYIGTRLDTEEANVMMREVMLDSKLVFSKPQDRLFAGQLDRMDRFALRFRARKYQSEQYNLPTSGLRGMRTNLIPHQLHIAHDVGRRHAPRVLLADEVGLGKTIEAGMIIQQQLLAGRAERVLIVVPETLQHQWLVEMLRRFNLRFALFDDGRYTEAQHDSDNPFDTEQLIICSLDFVRRNKQRLEQLADAAWDLLVVDEAHHLAWSEDAPSREYQVIEQLAEQTPGVLLLTATPEQLGLESHFARLRLLDPNRFHDFSQFVAEQQHYRPVADAVSTLLADKSISKDEMNLINDLVGEQDIEPLLQVANSDREGKEDARKELISMLMDRHGTSRVLFRNTRNGVKGFPKRELHQIRLPLPAQYQTAIKVSGIMGARKSAEERARDMLYPEQIYQEFEGDTGTWWNFDPRVEWLMGYLTSNRKEKVLVICAKAATALQLEQVLREREGIRAAVFHEGLSIIERDRAAAWFASEEDGAQVLLCSEIGSEGRNFQFASRLVMFDLPFNPDLLEQRIGRLDRIGQMHDIQILVPWLEKTAQAVLLRWYHEGLDAFEHTCPTGRTIYDSVYNQLIEYLAAPENPQGLDEFITECRKQHDQLKIQLEQGRDRLLEQNSNGGDAAQALADAIAEQDNDTGLVNFALNLFDIVGINQEDRSDNLIVLTPSDHMLVPDFPGLPEDGCTVTFNRNQALSREDTQFITWEHPLIRNGLDLILSGDTGSCALSLLKNKALPVGTLLVEMIYVVEAQAPKHLQLTRFLPPTPVRLLMDRSGNNLATKVEFESFNRQLNAVNRHTGSKLVNAVQQDVHQILTLAESAVVPEAQAVIDAAKVEADEKLSAELSRLEALRAVNPNIRDDEVEAVESNRRQVLASLGEAGWRLDALRLIVVTHQ, from the coding sequence ATGGTTTTTACACTGGGTCAACGCTGGATAAGTGATACGGAAAGTGAACTGGGACTGGGCACGGTAGTTGCGCTGGATACGCGCATGATCACCCTGATGTTTCCGGCAACCGGCGAAAACCGCCTGTATGCCCGTAACGATTCTCCTGTTACCCGCGTTATCTTCAATCCGGGTGATACCGTCACCAGCCACGAAGGCTGGCAGATGCGCGTTGACGAAGTTCGCAACGAAAACGATTTAATCACCTACATCGGCACGCGCCTCGATACCGAAGAAGCTAACGTGATGATGCGCGAGGTGATGCTCGACAGTAAGCTGGTGTTCAGCAAACCGCAGGACCGCCTGTTCGCCGGTCAGCTGGACCGTATGGACCGCTTTGCGCTGCGCTTCCGCGCCCGTAAATATCAGAGTGAACAGTACAACCTGCCCACCAGCGGCCTGCGCGGCATGCGTACTAACCTGATCCCGCATCAGCTGCACATTGCGCACGATGTTGGCCGTCGCCACGCTCCCCGCGTCCTGCTGGCCGATGAAGTGGGCCTCGGTAAAACCATCGAAGCCGGGATGATCATCCAGCAACAACTGCTGGCAGGCAGGGCTGAGCGCGTGCTGATTGTGGTGCCGGAAACCCTGCAACATCAGTGGCTGGTGGAAATGCTGCGTCGCTTCAATCTGCGCTTTGCGCTGTTTGATGACGGTCGCTACACCGAAGCCCAGCATGACAGCGATAACCCGTTCGATACCGAACAACTGATCATCTGCTCCCTCGATTTTGTGCGCCGCAACAAACAGCGTCTGGAACAGCTGGCCGATGCCGCCTGGGATCTGCTGGTAGTGGATGAAGCGCACCATCTGGCATGGAGCGAAGACGCACCAAGCCGCGAATACCAGGTGATTGAACAGCTGGCGGAACAAACCCCCGGCGTGCTGCTGCTGACCGCCACACCGGAGCAACTCGGCCTGGAAAGTCACTTTGCCCGTCTGCGCCTGCTCGATCCTAATCGCTTCCACGATTTCAGCCAGTTTGTCGCCGAACAGCAGCACTACCGTCCGGTGGCGGATGCGGTCAGCACGCTGCTGGCCGACAAATCGATCTCCAAAGATGAGATGAACCTGATTAACGATCTGGTCGGTGAGCAGGATATCGAACCGTTGTTGCAGGTGGCGAACAGCGATCGCGAAGGCAAAGAAGACGCACGTAAAGAACTGATTTCAATGCTGATGGATCGCCACGGCACCAGCCGCGTGTTGTTCCGCAACACCCGTAACGGCGTCAAAGGCTTCCCGAAACGCGAACTGCACCAGATCCGCCTGCCGCTGCCCGCGCAGTATCAGACGGCGATTAAAGTCTCCGGCATTATGGGCGCACGCAAAAGCGCCGAAGAACGCGCACGTGACATGCTCTACCCGGAACAGATTTATCAGGAATTTGAAGGTGATACCGGCACCTGGTGGAACTTCGACCCCCGCGTCGAATGGTTGATGGGCTACCTCACCAGCAATCGCAAAGAAAAAGTGCTGGTGATTTGTGCCAAAGCCGCCACCGCGCTGCAACTGGAGCAGGTTCTGCGCGAACGCGAAGGCATTCGTGCCGCAGTTTTCCATGAAGGCTTGTCGATCATTGAACGCGACCGTGCCGCTGCCTGGTTTGCCTCCGAAGAAGATGGCGCGCAGGTGCTGCTGTGCTCGGAAATCGGTTCTGAAGGCCGCAACTTCCAGTTCGCCAGCCGACTGGTGATGTTTGACCTGCCGTTCAACCCGGACCTGCTGGAACAGCGTATTGGCCGTCTCGACCGTATCGGCCAGATGCACGATATCCAGATTCTGGTGCCGTGGCTGGAAAAAACCGCTCAGGCGGTGCTGCTGCGCTGGTACCACGAAGGTCTGGACGCGTTTGAGCATACCTGCCCAACCGGCCGCACCATTTACGACAGCGTTTACAATCAGCTGATTGAATACCTGGCAGCACCGGAAAATCCACAGGGGCTGGATGAATTTATCACTGAGTGTCGCAAACAGCATGACCAGCTGAAAATCCAGCTGGAACAGGGACGCGACCGTCTGCTGGAGCAAAACTCCAACGGGGGAGATGCCGCCCAGGCGCTGGCCGACGCCATTGCCGAGCAGGACAACGATACCGGTCTGGTCAATTTCGCCCTCAACCTGTTCGATATCGTTGGCATCAATCAGGAAGATCGTAGCGATAACCTGATCGTGCTGACGCCGTCCGATCATATGCTGGTGCCGGATTTCCCTGGCCTGCCGGAAGATGGCTGCACCGTCACCTTCAACCGTAACCAGGCACTCTCGCGCGAAGATACCCAGTTCATTACCTGGGAGCACCCGCTGATCCGCAACGGGCTGGATTTGATTCTTTCCGGCGATACCGGCAGCTGTGCGCTGTCGTTGCTGAAAAACAAAGCGTTGCCGGTCGGCACCCTGCTGGTTGAAATGATTTACGTCGTGGAAGCCCAGGCACCGAAACATCTGCAACTGACCCGCTTCCTGCCACCGACGCCGGTTCGTCTGCTGATGGATCGCAGCGGCAACAATCTGGCGACGAAGGTGGAGTTCGAAAGCTTTAACCGTCAGCTGAACGCGGTGAATCGTCATACCGGCAGCAAGCTGGTTAATGCTGTCCAGCAGGATGTGCATCAGATTCTGACGCTGGCCGAAAGCGCCGTGGTGCCGGAAGCGCAGGCGGTCATCGACGCAGCAAAAGTGGAAGCCGATGAGAAGCTGAGTGCGGAGCTGTCGCGCCTCGAAGCGCTGCGTGCCGTCAACCCTAACATCCGTGACGATGAGGTTGAGGCAGTGGAAAGCAACCGTCGTCAGGTGCTGGCAAGCCTCGGTGAAGCAGGCTGGCGTCTTGATGCGTTACGTCTGATTGTAGTGACGCACCAATAA
- the polB gene encoding DNA polymerase II: protein MTDPRAGFLLTRHWRDTPTGSEVVLWLATDQGAQRVVLPAQESVAFVPSEFQPQVEVLLRDERHTRLQSLTLKDFRRRPVLGLYCRSYRQLQNLEKRLRENGIPVYEADIRPPERYLMERFITAPVWFSGDVRGDSVVNTRLKPHPDYRPQLSWVSLDIETTEHGELYCIGLEGCGQRQVFMLGPPNGDASALDFELIYVDSRPKLLEQLNAWFARHEPDVIIGWNLVQFDLRVLQKHADRYGIPLRLGRQQQALEWREHGFKPGVFFAQATGRLIIDGIEALKSAFWDFPSFSLEAVSRELLGEGKAIDNPWQRMEEINWRFAHDKPALARYNLKDCELVTRIFQHTAIMPFLLERATVNGLAVDRHGGSVAAFGHLYIPRMHRAGFVAPNLGEVTPEASPGGYVMDSRPGLYDSVLVLDYKSLYPSIIRTFLIDPVGLVEGLAHPDDADSVPGFRGARFSRQTHCLPAIVEQIWQGREQAKRQHNKPLSQALKIIMNAFYGVLGTSACRFFDPRLASSITLRGHAIMQQTRELIEAEGYDVIYGDTDSTFVWLKGAHSEEQATAIGRQLADHVNGWWKHHLQQTYGLDSALELEYENHFSRFLMPTIRGAEQGSKKRYAGLIRSAGTERLVFKGLESVRTDWTPLAQQFQQTLYGRIFRGEPWQDYIRDTVAKLLAGELDDLLVYKKRLRRPLKDYERNVPPHVRAARQADEVNRKLGRPLQYQNGGSIRYVIATAGPEPLEARSTPLDYDHYVSKQLQPVAEGILPFVGDDFATLITGQLGLF, encoded by the coding sequence GTGGTGCTATGGCTGGCGACCGACCAGGGCGCACAGCGTGTGGTTCTGCCCGCTCAGGAGTCGGTCGCCTTTGTGCCGAGCGAGTTTCAACCCCAGGTTGAAGTGCTGTTGCGTGATGAGCGCCACACCCGCCTGCAATCCCTGACGCTGAAAGATTTCCGCCGCCGCCCGGTGCTGGGCCTCTATTGTCGCAGCTACCGCCAGTTGCAAAACCTGGAAAAACGCCTGCGGGAAAACGGCATCCCAGTCTATGAAGCAGATATTCGCCCGCCGGAGCGCTATCTGATGGAGCGCTTTATCACCGCGCCGGTGTGGTTCAGCGGCGATGTGCGTGGCGACAGCGTGGTGAATACGCGCCTGAAACCCCATCCCGACTACCGCCCGCAGCTTTCCTGGGTGTCGCTGGATATTGAAACCACTGAGCACGGCGAGCTGTACTGCATCGGGTTAGAGGGGTGCGGTCAGCGTCAGGTGTTTATGCTCGGCCCGCCGAACGGCGATGCCAGCGCGCTTGATTTCGAACTGATTTATGTCGATAGCCGCCCGAAGCTGCTGGAGCAGTTGAACGCCTGGTTTGCCCGCCATGAGCCGGATGTGATTATTGGCTGGAACCTGGTGCAGTTCGACCTGCGCGTGCTGCAAAAACATGCCGATCGCTACGGTATCCCGTTACGTCTGGGCCGCCAGCAACAGGCGCTGGAGTGGCGTGAACACGGTTTCAAACCCGGCGTCTTCTTCGCTCAGGCCACCGGCCGCCTGATTATTGATGGTATTGAGGCGTTAAAATCCGCCTTCTGGGATTTCCCCTCCTTCAGCCTCGAAGCGGTGTCGCGTGAATTACTGGGCGAAGGCAAAGCCATCGACAACCCGTGGCAGCGCATGGAAGAGATCAACTGGCGCTTCGCTCATGATAAACCGGCGCTGGCACGCTATAACCTGAAAGATTGCGAGCTGGTAACGCGTATTTTCCAGCATACTGCCATCATGCCGTTTCTGCTGGAACGCGCCACCGTTAACGGGCTGGCAGTGGATCGCCACGGCGGCTCGGTGGCCGCTTTCGGCCATCTCTATATTCCACGTATGCATCGCGCCGGATTCGTTGCGCCCAATCTCGGTGAAGTCACTCCCGAAGCCAGCCCCGGCGGTTATGTGATGGACTCCCGCCCAGGGCTGTACGATTCGGTGCTGGTGCTGGATTACAAAAGCCTCTACCCGTCGATTATCCGTACCTTCCTGATCGATCCGGTCGGGCTGGTGGAAGGACTGGCGCACCCCGATGATGCCGACTCGGTGCCCGGCTTTCGCGGCGCACGTTTTTCCCGTCAGACCCACTGCCTGCCAGCCATTGTTGAGCAGATCTGGCAGGGACGCGAGCAAGCCAAGCGTCAGCACAATAAGCCGCTGTCGCAGGCGCTGAAAATTATCATGAACGCCTTTTACGGCGTGCTGGGCACCAGCGCCTGCCGCTTTTTCGATCCGCGCCTCGCGTCATCCATCACCCTGCGCGGTCACGCCATTATGCAGCAAACGCGCGAGCTGATTGAGGCCGAGGGCTATGATGTGATTTATGGCGATACCGATTCCACCTTTGTCTGGCTGAAAGGCGCACATAGCGAGGAGCAGGCCACAGCGATTGGTCGTCAACTGGCCGATCACGTCAATGGCTGGTGGAAGCATCATTTGCAGCAGACCTACGGCCTCGACAGCGCGCTGGAGCTGGAGTACGAAAACCATTTCAGCCGTTTCCTAATGCCCACCATCCGTGGTGCCGAACAAGGCAGCAAAAAACGCTATGCCGGATTGATTCGCTCTGCCGGGACGGAACGGCTGGTGTTTAAAGGGCTGGAATCGGTGCGGACCGACTGGACCCCGCTGGCGCAGCAGTTCCAGCAAACGCTGTATGGCCGCATTTTTCGCGGCGAGCCCTGGCAGGATTATATTCGCGATACCGTGGCTAAATTGCTGGCGGGTGAACTCGATGATTTGCTGGTCTATAAAAAACGCCTGCGTCGCCCGCTAAAAGATTATGAACGTAACGTGCCACCACATGTGCGTGCCGCCCGTCAGGCCGATGAGGTTAATCGCAAGTTAGGTCGCCCATTGCAGTATCAAAATGGCGGCTCCATTCGCTATGTCATCGCCACCGCAGGCCCGGAGCCACTGGAGGCGCGCAGCACGCCGCTCGACTATGATCACTATGTGTCAAAGCAGCTACAACCGGTGGCTGAAGGCATATTACCCTTTGTCGGCGATGATTTTGCTACACTGATTACCGGGCAGTTGGGGCTTTTTTGA